The genomic region GGGCAAACTGCGCATGGCCCTGGACCTGATCCTCCCGCCCAAACGGGGCAACGAGGACGAGTCCCTGGCCGATTTCATTCGCCGCCGGCTGGGGAAAGAGGCCCTGGACAAAATCGCGGAGCCGCTGCTGGCCGGCATCTACAACGCGGAGGCCGAGGAGCAGAGTCTCCTGGCCACCTTCCCCCGCCTTCGAGAGCTGGAGAAAAAACACGGCAGCCTGATCCGGGGGATGCTGGCAGGCCACCGGCAGCGCAGCGCCCCCAACCAGGAGGCCACCGGCCGCCCCCGCTCCGCCTTCATGAGCTTCCGCAACGGCACCCAGGAACTCATCGACGCGCTGGTCAAAGCCCTGCCGCCGGGCTGCCTGCGCCTCAAGAGCCCTGTCCAGGTGATGGGGCGTGAGCACGATGGCCGCTACCGCGTCTACAACCCCATCGACCCGCCCTTCATCGCCGACGCGGTGCTCATGACCACGCCCTCCCACGTCACCGGCCGGCTGGTGGCCAACCTGGCCCCCGATGCCACCTTCCAGTTGATGTATATCCGCTACGTGGACACCGGCACCATCTCCCTGGCCTACCGCCGGGAAGATGTGTCCCACCCCCTGGACGGGTTCGGGGTGGTGATTCCCCGCAGCGAGCGCCGGTCCATCAACGCCATCACCTGGACGTCCAGCAAGTTCAAGCACCGGGCGCCCGAGGGCTACGTTCTGCTGCGGGTCTTCTTCGGTGGGTCGCGCACGCCCCACATGATGGAGTTGGACGACGAGGAAATTTTGGCCACGGTGCGGCGGGAGCTGGGGGAGATCCTGGGCATCCAGGCAGCGCCTGTGTTCCACCGCATCTTCCGCTGGATCGAGGCCACGCCCCAGTATACTGTGGGGCATTTGAAGCGGGTGGAGACCATCGAGTCCGTGCTGCCCCGCAACCTCCTGGTCGCGGGCAGCCCCTACCGGGGCATCGGCCTGCCCGACTGCGTGCACCAGGCTCAACTGGCCGCGGAGAAGATCCTGGCCAACCTGGCCCGACAGGCACGCATCGGGCAGACCTCCATCCCGGCTCAGGCGCCCACCCAGGCCCGGGACAGGTAGTCGCTGAGGGTCAACAGCGCCAGGATGGCCAGCCAGACGAATCCAGTGCCGGCAAAGAGCCACGTCAGCCGGCTGCTGTAGCGGACGTGCATGAAGTAGAGGATCACCAGCAGTGCCTTGACCACGGCGATGGTCATGGCGACCGCGGCGCTCAGGGGCCCCAGGTCCACGTAGGCCACAGCCACCGTGACTACCAACAGGAGCATCAGGGCCGCGAAGATTCGCCAGTAGATCCGGGTGGTGTCGTGGGTCGCGTTCATCAGTGCCTCAGCAGGTAGAGCAGGGGAAAGAGGAAGATCCAGACGATATCGATGAAGTGCCAGTAGAGCCCCAGCACCTCGACGGGAGTGGGAGACTCATCGTACCAGCCCCGGTGGGCCAGCCAGCTCATCACCCCGACTGCCCCAATGCCCAGGATCAGGTGGAGGGCGTGTAGCCCGGTCATCACAAAGTAGAGCACGAAAAAGAGCTGGGCCACGTTCCCCTGGTCGCCCTCCCACACAAAGCCTGGGCCGGGGAAGAGATGTTCTCGAAACTCCAGCGAGTACTCCACCGCTTTGATCCCCAAAAAGACCAGCCCTAAGCCGGCCGTGGCCAGCAGCAGCCAGACCAGGCGCTGCCGCTGGCGTCGCGCGGCCGCATCCACGGCCAGAGCCATGGTCAGGCTGCTGGTGAGGAGGACTGCCGTGTTGACTGTGCCCAGGAGCACGTTCAGGTGGGTGCTGGCCTCCCGGAAGACCGGCGTATAGGCGGCACGGTAGACCAGAAACGCCACAATCAGCCCGCCGAAGAAGAGGACTTCCGTGGCCAGGAAGGTCCACATGCCCAACAGGCTGGCCTCATGCTCCTGCTCTTCCCGGCCGGTCTCGGCCTCCGGCTCGGCCATAGGGGAAACGGCGACAGTGCTGGTATCAGCCATGGTCTTCCTCCGGGGTGGCCCCCACGGTGCCCTGGGGCGTGTAGCTCAAATCTTCCGGGTTGTACTGGTAGGGCGGGGCCGTGACCACCACCGGCGCCTCGAAGTTGTGGGGCGGCGGCGGCGACGGGATCTGCCACTCCAGGCCGGTGGCCCGCCAGGGGTTGGCCCCGGCGATGGCGCCGTTGCGCATGGACCAGAAGAGGTAGAGCAGGGGCAGGATGTAGCCCACGGCCAGGATGGACGCGCCCGCGGTGGACATGACGTTCAGCACCTGATAGTAGGGGGCGTACTCGTAGTAGCGCCGGGGCATGCCCTCATAGCCCAGGATAAACTGGGGGAAGAAGGTCAGGTTGAAGCCCACAAAGATGATGATGGCCGCGGCCTTCCCCCACCCTTCGGGATACATCCGCCCGGAGATTTTGGGCCACCAGAAGTGGATGCCGCCCAGGTAGGCCATGATCATGCCGCCCACCATGATGTAGTGGAAGTGGGCCACCACGAAATAGGTGTCGGTCACGTGGACGTCGATGGGCAGGGTGGCCAGGAACAGGCCGGTCAGGCCGCCGATGGTAAACAGGCCGATGAAACCCAGGGCGTACAACATGGGCGTGTCCAGGGCGATGTTCCCCTTGTAGAGGGTGGCCGTCCAGTTGAACACCTTCACCGCCGAGGGGATGGCCACGATGAAGCTCAAAGCCGAGAAGATGAGGCCGGCGTAGATGGACTGCCCGCTCACGAACATGTGGTGTCCCCAGACCAGGAAGCCGAAGACGGCGATGGCCAGGCTGGAGGCCGCGATGAATTTGTAACCGTAGATGGGCTTGCGGGCGAAACAGGTGATGAGCTCGTTGATGACCCCCATGCCGGGCAAAATCATGATGTACACGGCCGGGTGGGAGTAGAACCAGAAGAGGTGCTGGAAGAGCAGGGGATCGCCGCCCAGGGCCGGGTCGAAGATGCCCACGCCCCACAGCCGTTCCACCGCCACCAGCAGGAGGGTGATGGCCAGGACCGGCGTCCCCAGGACCATGATCAGGGCCGTGGCGTACTGGGCCCACACGAAGAGGGGCAGTCGGAACCAGGTCATCCCGGGCGCCCGCAGCTTGTGCACGGTGACGATGATGTTGATGCCTGTGAAAATCGAGGAGAAGCCGGCAATGAAGATCCCCACCGCCATGGCGATGACGTAGCCGTTGGAGTAGGTGGTGCTGTAGGGCGTGTAGAAGGTCCAGCCCGTGTCCACACCGCCGGCAATCAGGGAAAAGAGGGCAAAGAGGCTGCCCAGCACGAAGACATACCAGCTGGCCAGGTTGAGCCGGGGGAAGGCCATGTCCTGGGCGCCGATCATGATGGGGACCAGAAAGTTGCCCAGGGTCGCCGGAATGGAGGGCACCAGGAAGAAGAAGATCATGATGGTGCCGTGCATGGTGAACAGCTTGTTATAGGTCTCCGGCAACATCAGATCCCCCTGGGGCGTCAACAGCTCCAGGCGGATGAGGGTGGCCGCCAACCCGCCGATGAAGAAGAAGCAGGTGATGGTGGCCAGGTAGAGCATGCCGATGCGCTTGTGGTCGGTGGTCAACAGCCAGGAGCGGGCCGTATAGCTGACGTTCAGGTAGGTGGGATGTCGTGCCAGCGTCGGCGACGTCACGGCCATGATGGTCTCCTCCTTCTACGTATCGTTCAGTTGCTGCCCGGGCTCTGCCCGCCGCTTTCCGCCGGGCTCCCTCCCAACGACTTGATGTACTCCAGCAGCGCGGCGAGCTGTTCCTCACTCACCTGGCCGGCGAAGGTGGGCATGATGGGGTTGTAGCCGGCTACCACCTGGGCGTTGGGGTTCAGGATGGACTCCCGGAGATATTGGGTATCCGCGGTCACGGTCTGGCCATCGGCCAGGGTGACCTCCCGGCCATAGAGCCCTACCAGCGAGGGCGCCGGCCCGCTGCCGTCCGCCAGGTGGCAGCTACTGCAGCCCAGGCTCTGGAAGAGCTGCGCCCCGGCTTCGGCCAGGGTGGCAGGCTGCCCGCCCCCAGCCGCCTGGCCCGATGCCTCTGGAATGGGCGCCGCACCGGTGATGGGCTGCCGGGTCAGCCACTCGGCGTACTGGCGGGGCTCCATCACGATGACCCGGCCCACCATGCGGGAATGTTCTGTGCCGCAAAATTCGGCACAGAAGAGGTCATAGCTGCCCGGCTCGGTGGCCTCAAACCAGGCGGTGGTGTAGTTCCCGGGCAACACGTCTCGCTTGACCCGGAACGCCGGGACGTAAAAGCTGTGAATCACATCTTCGGAAATCATGGTCAGGCGGATGGGGCGCCCCGCGGGCACGTGGAGTTCGTTGATCTCTCGCTGGCCTGTGGGGTGCTGGAACTTCCACATCCATTGCTTGCCCACCACGTAGATGTCCAGCCCGTCCGCCGGCAGCCGGTAGAGGTCCACGTACAGCCGCGCACCCCAGAAGAAGATCCCCAGGGCCAGCCCCAGGGGAATGACGATCCAGGTGACCTCCAGGGCCATGTTCTGGTGGAGGGCGCCGGCCCGGCTGGCCGGCGTGCCCCGCCGATACTTGACGGCAAAGTAGATGACCAGGGCGGCCACCGGCACGGCAAAGAGCAGAGCCAGGCCGATCAAGGTCAGGAAGAGCAGATCCACCCGGCCCGCGACGGTCGAAGCATCTTGAGGCAAAAATGGCAAGTTCCACATGATTCCTACCCGGCCTTCTCTCCGTGTACCACGTCCTCTTGCCCGGCGCCCCGATCCACCTGCCGGAAGCTTTCTTCTCCGGCGCCTCCCCGCTGAAACAGCACCAGCAGCAGGCCGCCCAGCCCCAGGACCGTCACCAACCCGGCCACCCGCAACACGTTGTTGATCAGCAGGCTGTAGCGGCCCGTGGCCGGATCGTAGTGATAACAGTAGAGGAGGACCTGATCGATGGGCGAACCAATCCGCCCCTCGGCGGCCTCCATCAACCCCAGGCGCAGATCCCGCTCCGGGTAGGTAAGCCCGAAAAAGTAGCGGGCCACCCGTCCGTCGGGCGTCAGCAGGACGATGCCGCTGGGATGGGCGTACTGATCCTGCTCCGGGTCGTAGCGATAGCGAAAGCCCACCGCCTGGGCCAGCCGCTGGATGGAGTCCTCTTCGCCCACCAGGAAGTGCCAGCCCCCTTCGCTGCCCGGCCGGCCGTAGGCCCACAGGTTCTGCTGTTTCACAGCCGCGGCCACCTGGGGGCTCTCGCCAGGGTCGATGCTGACTTCCACCACCTGAAACTCCTGACCGGCGGTGAACTTCAGGGGCTGCAGGCTTTCCACCAGCCCCTGGCGCACCAGCGAGCACAGGTTAGGACAGGTGAAGTAGCCCATCACCAGGATCACGGGCAGGTCGTGGAAGTACTCGGCCAGCGTCACCACCTGACCCGCTTCATCCCGAAAGGGCAAGTCCAGGGGTATGGGCTCATCCAGCCGCTGGTCGAAGCCGATTTCCTGCAGAACGTCATCCGCCGGTCCGCCATCCCAGGCCAGCGCCGGAACACCCCAGCCGCCTGCTGAGAGCGCCAGCCAGCTGGCCAGGAGCAGGCTCAGCAGACCATACCGTATCGCCTTCACGAATTTCCCCCTCGGTCCCCTTCACCGGCCGGGGGCTATCGGCCCCTGGCCGCCGGTGCTGTCCAGCCGGTAGGCCGGCCCCAGGCCAAATTGGGGCGGCGGTCCGTCCCGGGCGGGGAGGCCCTGCTCCACCAGCATCTCCATGGCCTGGGTGATGGGCACGTGGACGATGCCGGCCTCCCGATCCACCCAGCCGTAGCTGCCCAGCCGCTGGCTCTGCTCCTGGAGGTAGGCGTCCAGCTCCTGGGAGGGGGCGGCCACCAGGCCAGGCCCCGGGGCGGCTACCGGGGTGACCAGGGCCGGGGCCACCTGGGGACCGGCCGTCAAGGGCTGGTTGAGCCAGCCAGTCAGCAAAAGCCGGAGCAGCCCGTACACCAGCAGCAGGGTCAGCAGCACGGCCAGCCCAAAGAGGGCCACGGCCCGCACATCCGCATCGCGGACCTCGTAGGAGGCCCGTTCAGGAACGCCGCCGCTTGCCGGAGCCATCTCACGATTGTCCATGGGCTGTCCTCCCCTGGGATTTGCGGCCCGCCCTTGCTTCCCCATGCCCGGCCTGCTCCCGGGCCGGGGCGCCCGGCCCAAAGCGGGGAAGCAAGGGCCGCTGCGCCAGTTGCCACAGAAAGACCGCCAGCCAGATCCCCCCCATGGCCACGGGTGTGACCACATGCAGCCAGTGGAGGTGAAACTGACCCGGATAGAAGGCCGGGATCACCAGCCAGTAGAGGTAAACCAGGTCCATCCCCAACAGCCAGATGGCGATTCGGCTCAGCTTCTCCGGGCTGCGCC from Litorilinea aerophila harbors:
- a CDS encoding cytochrome c oxidase subunit 3 → MADTSTVAVSPMAEPEAETGREEQEHEASLLGMWTFLATEVLFFGGLIVAFLVYRAAYTPVFREASTHLNVLLGTVNTAVLLTSSLTMALAVDAAARRQRQRLVWLLLATAGLGLVFLGIKAVEYSLEFREHLFPGPGFVWEGDQGNVAQLFFVLYFVMTGLHALHLILGIGAVGVMSWLAHRGWYDESPTPVEVLGLYWHFIDIVWIFLFPLLYLLRH
- a CDS encoding SCO family protein, translating into MKAIRYGLLSLLLASWLALSAGGWGVPALAWDGGPADDVLQEIGFDQRLDEPIPLDLPFRDEAGQVVTLAEYFHDLPVILVMGYFTCPNLCSLVRQGLVESLQPLKFTAGQEFQVVEVSIDPGESPQVAAAVKQQNLWAYGRPGSEGGWHFLVGEEDSIQRLAQAVGFRYRYDPEQDQYAHPSGIVLLTPDGRVARYFFGLTYPERDLRLGLMEAAEGRIGSPIDQVLLYCYHYDPATGRYSLLINNVLRVAGLVTVLGLGGLLLVLFQRGGAGEESFRQVDRGAGQEDVVHGEKAG
- the hemG gene encoding protoporphyrinogen oxidase; its protein translation is MTSSPQPYHVVIVGGGITGLAAAYFLLTRSKTMDLPLQCTVLESSSRAGGKVYTELVDGYGPEPFVIEAGPDSFLTQKPWALELALELGLEERLLGTNDERRKTYVLLKGQPVPLPEGVVLIAPTRLQPFLESPLISPLGKLRMALDLILPPKRGNEDESLADFIRRRLGKEALDKIAEPLLAGIYNAEAEEQSLLATFPRLRELEKKHGSLIRGMLAGHRQRSAPNQEATGRPRSAFMSFRNGTQELIDALVKALPPGCLRLKSPVQVMGREHDGRYRVYNPIDPPFIADAVLMTTPSHVTGRLVANLAPDATFQLMYIRYVDTGTISLAYRREDVSHPLDGFGVVIPRSERRSINAITWTSSKFKHRAPEGYVLLRVFFGGSRTPHMMELDDEEILATVRRELGEILGIQAAPVFHRIFRWIEATPQYTVGHLKRVETIESVLPRNLLVAGSPYRGIGLPDCVHQAQLAAEKILANLARQARIGQTSIPAQAPTQARDR
- the coxB gene encoding cytochrome c oxidase subunit II; the protein is MWNLPFLPQDASTVAGRVDLLFLTLIGLALLFAVPVAALVIYFAVKYRRGTPASRAGALHQNMALEVTWIVIPLGLALGIFFWGARLYVDLYRLPADGLDIYVVGKQWMWKFQHPTGQREINELHVPAGRPIRLTMISEDVIHSFYVPAFRVKRDVLPGNYTTAWFEATEPGSYDLFCAEFCGTEHSRMVGRVIVMEPRQYAEWLTRQPITGAAPIPEASGQAAGGGQPATLAEAGAQLFQSLGCSSCHLADGSGPAPSLVGLYGREVTLADGQTVTADTQYLRESILNPNAQVVAGYNPIMPTFAGQVSEEQLAALLEYIKSLGGSPAESGGQSPGSN
- a CDS encoding cytochrome C oxidase subunit IV family protein, whose translation is MNATHDTTRIYWRIFAALMLLLVVTVAVAYVDLGPLSAAVAMTIAVVKALLVILYFMHVRYSSRLTWLFAGTGFVWLAILALLTLSDYLSRAWVGA
- the ctaD gene encoding cytochrome c oxidase subunit I is translated as MAVTSPTLARHPTYLNVSYTARSWLLTTDHKRIGMLYLATITCFFFIGGLAATLIRLELLTPQGDLMLPETYNKLFTMHGTIMIFFFLVPSIPATLGNFLVPIMIGAQDMAFPRLNLASWYVFVLGSLFALFSLIAGGVDTGWTFYTPYSTTYSNGYVIAMAVGIFIAGFSSIFTGINIIVTVHKLRAPGMTWFRLPLFVWAQYATALIMVLGTPVLAITLLLVAVERLWGVGIFDPALGGDPLLFQHLFWFYSHPAVYIMILPGMGVINELITCFARKPIYGYKFIAASSLAIAVFGFLVWGHHMFVSGQSIYAGLIFSALSFIVAIPSAVKVFNWTATLYKGNIALDTPMLYALGFIGLFTIGGLTGLFLATLPIDVHVTDTYFVVAHFHYIMVGGMIMAYLGGIHFWWPKISGRMYPEGWGKAAAIIIFVGFNLTFFPQFILGYEGMPRRYYEYAPYYQVLNVMSTAGASILAVGYILPLLYLFWSMRNGAIAGANPWRATGLEWQIPSPPPPHNFEAPVVVTAPPYQYNPEDLSYTPQGTVGATPEEDHG